The sequence TGGACTGGGCGGGCGCGGCCGAGCTGATCCGGCGCAGCGCGGCCGAGGCCCGCGCCGTCGGCGGCCGGATCGCCTGCGGCGTCGGCACCGACCAGCTCGCCGCCGGCAGCCTCGCCGAGATCCGCGCGGCCTACGAGGAACAGCTCGCCGTGGTCGAGGAGGCGGGCGCCCAGGCCATCGTCATGGCCTCCCGCGCCCTGGCCGCCGCCGCCCGCGGCCCCGAGGACTACCTGGAGATCTACGGCCACCTGCTGCGCCAGGCCGCCGAGCCGGTGATCCTGCACTGGCTCGGCCCGATGTTCGACCCGGCCCTGGAGGGCTACTGGGGCTCGTCCGACCTGGACGCGGCCACCGGCACCTTCCTGGAGGTCGTCGCCGCCCACCCGGACAAGGTCGACGGCGTCAAGATCTCCCTGCTGGACGCCGGCCGCGAGGTCGACCTGAGGCGGCGGCTGCCGCACGGCGTGCGCTGCTACACCGGCGACGACTTCAACTATCCCGAGCTGATCGCGGGCGACGAGCAGGGCTTCAGCCACGCCCTGCTCGGCGTCTTCGACCCGCTCGGCCCGCTGGCGGCGCAGGCGGTACGGGTCCTGGACACCGGTGACGTGCCGGGCTTCCGCGCCCTCCTCGATCCCACGGTGGAGCTGTCCCGGCACCTCTTCCGGCCTCCGACCCGCTTCTACAAGACCGGCGTGGTCCTCCTCGCCTGGCTCGCGGGCCACCAGGACCACTTCGCGATGGTCGGCGGCCTCCAGTCGGCCCGCTCCCTCCCGCACCTCGCCCGCGCCTACGAACTGGCCGACACCCTGGGCCTGTTCCCCGACCCCAAACTGGCCGAGGAACGCATGAGGATCCTGCTGTCGCTGTACGGAGTGACCCGATGAACCCCGCCCTCGCCCGCTTCTCCATCAACCAGATGACC comes from Streptomyces sp. SCL15-4 and encodes:
- a CDS encoding dihydrodipicolinate synthase family protein — translated: MTLHLPAADGTLRAYEPRTEPLAFSGGTPFTSRTVFSAAHVVADPFADTTPDSPAAVDWDATLAFRRHLWSHGLGVAEAMDTAQRGMGLDWAGAAELIRRSAAEARAVGGRIACGVGTDQLAAGSLAEIRAAYEEQLAVVEEAGAQAIVMASRALAAAARGPEDYLEIYGHLLRQAAEPVILHWLGPMFDPALEGYWGSSDLDAATGTFLEVVAAHPDKVDGVKISLLDAGREVDLRRRLPHGVRCYTGDDFNYPELIAGDEQGFSHALLGVFDPLGPLAAQAVRVLDTGDVPGFRALLDPTVELSRHLFRPPTRFYKTGVVLLAWLAGHQDHFAMVGGLQSARSLPHLARAYELADTLGLFPDPKLAEERMRILLSLYGVTR